In Miscanthus floridulus cultivar M001 chromosome 19, ASM1932011v1, whole genome shotgun sequence, the DNA window ttgctcttcacctTCTTCTTTGGCGAGCCGGGGATGAGCACAAGAGCCCTTCATAATAAGTCATCTCCGTAGCACCTATACAATCTTCATCGTAGTGCTTCAATGGAGTTTACAAGCTCCATACCACCTAGGAGGcgtcaacctccaagagtaacaagcaaacctGCTTGCAAATTTAGCAAAGTGCCACTTGATCAATTTTTCAAAGCTTAGCACTAGAATCTCCAAAGATGCAAACCCGAGCAAGTCAATGAGATTGGATGCTCAACTTAACTTATGCTTAGTAAGTGTACGAGGCTTCCCAAGTGTCCAAGAGAGCCCGCAATGACCAAGAGAGCAAGTATATATTGCTTCCAAATACAAACTAGTCCTTGCAAACTTAATATACTAAAGTCGGCTTGGCTCACGGAGCCGCACCCCGATGGGTGTGGCACCTGTGGGCTCAACTACCATTCCTAGTATAATTTCATGTGTTGGTTACACACTTTGCTTAGTGCTGTTCAAAAGTCAGTATATATTGTGCAACATATGCTATTCTGTATCATTTCTGCTGACATAAGTCATTGACCTTCATTGAGTTGGTAGCTGATGACAGAAATCATCATCTTCTCTATTCCACACGTTCAAAAAAAAGTATCATTCTAGCTTTATTCTAAATTAAACTGTCTTAAATTTAACAAAGTATagaaaaaaatattaacatttatgacattaaataggtatactatgagaatatatttcatgataaatttaataatacttatttagtGCTATAAATATTGGtacttttttttatataacttGGTCAAATTTAAGATGGTTTAGCTTATGACAAAACTAGAAAACATTCTTTTTGGTATGGACAATACTTATAATAGCCCGATGTAGCACCACTATAGCTTTTTCAAGGGTCTAACGTTTCGATATTATCAGTTGTTCTGCTATTGCCGCTTTAATTTCGTTAAACACCGCTATTTGCCTTAGCAGCGAAAAATTTAGCATCACTACTCGTCACCAAGACAAATGTTCACTCCTTACTCTAGAGTATAATCCATGCCTATCTATCATGTTCTTTTTAATAAACCATTAAATAATTGCTAAACTATTGAATATTGAGTGTTGAATGAATATTGAATGTTGATCGTGTTGAATGAATATTGAATGTTGATCATAGCCGTGAGTATATACTAACTGATTCAGTGATTTTTTAAGTAATTGATGTGGAGACATGTTCTCCTAGAGCATGTGTACATGTATTTTAGTATTTATGTTCATGAAAATTTTCTTAGTTAAATGTTTTCGTGCATAATTAGTTAATGATTTTCTATAAAACCCACTAAATTCCCGCTATTTACAACATTTGTTATAACACAATTGTTTCTTACTCTTACATAATAAACGATTCATGAAAAATAGATAAACATAACAAGTTGGGCAACAACTTGTTTAAACATTTTAGGTAATGCTTGGATTCAGACAGGCTACAATATCTCTACAATAGCTGTCTGCTTTCCTCAGCAGTGGAAAGCTTCAGTTTAACCATCAAAAGACAGCATCAAGAGTTCAAGACAGTTGAAATCAGCAATTATGCAAATTTcatcgagttttttttttccttcggGAGACTTATATCCACCCACTAATAGCCAACATTTACAACCCAACCATGCTATGATGTGAGACCGATTCTGTGCTCAGGTGCACAAACCACACCTCAGTAGCCGGGAAATGTTCGGTTCCAGTACTGCAACCATGGTCATGGCATATTAAAGAGAATATTTTTTTAGTTGTTACAGTACTGATTAGACCTAGCAACTACACTGCAGAACAGCATTAACATGCCATAAAATGTACAACTTGTCCCTAGTTTGTGCTTTGAGGTATTCACAATGACCTGACAAGAAAGAATCCCAAACTTGTCTACAATGTACAATCTAACAGGAGGTACCAGTTTGATCCATCGGCCTGCCAGACAACGCCAAACTGATGGCTTCTTTAACAAAGTTACGCAAGCATTCTCTGCAAAAATCACTAATTGCTGACGAGTTCAGTTGTTTGACTTTGGGGCTGTGCTTGCAGACAGGTCTTGAGAGTGCAAGGGATTGTGATGGCGAATGCTCAAATCTGCAGGCAGCCAAGATGGAATGTGTTGCTGCCCGAGCAACTTCCTTGAATCTGTCAGAACCTGCATACCAAACAGTGGTTTATGAAATAAAAAATGTGAGCAAAACAGATGTTATGTTAGTGAACATAAGAATTGTAAAGGAATTTCTTACCATGTGTTTTGTCTATCTTGAGTAGTTTCAACTCACGAATGGCCAAAGAAGAAATCTCACTTTTTGCAATTTTACAGGTTGACCTGGACCTTTTGGATCCTTGATCATGGCATCTTTCTGAACTGTGTTTTCTCTTGCGCTCATGCCGGTCTGGACTAGAACTTTTCCTAACTTCAATGGTTGCAGCACTACCTTCAACACAAACAGCTGAAGATTCCTCAGGGTTTGCCATCATAGTGGATTGGCTCccagatccaacactaggtcCTAACTGTAAGGATGAAGTCACAGCTGACTGGCCAGATGATGAACTGTACTTTTGTGGATGCAGCATGTCTGATTTGAGTTTTTCTGATCTGTGTGTGCTACAGGAAGATACTAATGATTGATCAACATGCCGATTGTGGGTTGATGAGGCAACTTTGTCATTAAGGCTTACCTGATTTATTCGATTCTGAAAAGAAACCATCCTCTCATGAACCGAGGCACGACTGTTCTCAGGCAAGCTATGGCATCCTCTAGAGTTATCCGCAGGTGGTGTATGTTCCACTTTTGTACCATGACCACAGATTGAATAATTTTGCTCACAAGACTTATTAGGCAGATTCACGTTCTTGTGTCCCACAATTGTATCAATTGGACTGTAAGAAGTCGATCTGTTCCCCATGGAAAATATGGGACTGCAGTTAAGGGAGGCAGGTGTGTTAGATATCTTCCTCCCACCAGATGATTTTGCCATCTCCAACCTTTTCCATGCCTTACGGGCATCACGAGTGTCCTTGTGCAAGACTTTTTTACTATGGCCCAGTGAGGTGCTAGTTTCCTCAGATAAGGGTGTTCGCAGCGGAACAGAAGCTGCAGCGGCGCCATTTCGAGAACTGGGAGTTACAGGCTCTGCATAACGCTGATGCTCAGTAGCAACAGAAGCAGAACCAGCCATATCCTTCTTTCTTCTGCCAGGCATATGCGGAGCAAACCCCACAGAACCATCACGCAGAGCAGCCCAGTTCTCCCGCAGCTCCCTTATGCGCTTATCAAGATTGCGAGAATTGCGCAATGTTCTAGCTCTCTCAACTTCAAGGCGAATGCGAGCATGATAGGCTGCAAGACCATTGTCTCGTCCCTGGGTCGATCTGGGACACTGAGATCCAGCTGAAGTACCCTGGGGTCGAATATCCTCAGGAACCCTCCTCCTAGAGATCCCAGCAATGGCAGCAAAATCATCATCCACAATGTCATAAATGGAAGGAACTGGGTCACCCATCGAGCCGCCACCACTCCACGCATCTGTCCTTTCCAGATCATGCTCCTCATCCACAACACCAGAAACCAAGGGGTCTGGAACTGGCTCAGCATCCGGAACATCGACGCCGATCTCAAATTCACCCTGATTCTCAGCCTGCCATCTCAACTGATCATCTCTGATCGTCCCGCAGTCCTTGCAGAACCAGTCCCCCTCCGGCACGGTTGTCCCCAGCCCTACGCAGTAAGTGTGCGCAGCTGAGTCGCAGAGCTCGCAGAGTAGCAGGAGCTCGTCGTCGCTGGAGCTGCTGCAAACGGTGCATATGGTGTTCACGTAAGGGTCTCCGCCCACTGTGCTGCTCCCGTTGCCCTGAGGATTGTATACCTGCGCAGCCAACACAGCACGTCAGTATTGTCCGGCGGAGAATTCATGGCGTCCTGACATGACATATTTGCAGGGCAGCGGAATACCATACAGTACGGAGTAATCAATGGCAAATTTGCTGGAATTCGCAGTCATGGACACGAGGATTTCTACTACACAGGCGCAGCTACGGAGATCCGATAGGTCCGGggattagattagattagtttaagGGTACCAAGCTGCATACCTGGTTGCGCTCGGGGACGGAGACGATTCGCTCGTCGGGGAACCGGCCGGCGACGGGCGGGCGGCGGATGGTGCGGAAGCGGGCCTTGCAGAAGGGGCAGCGGGACTCGACGCGGGACCAGGCCATGATGCAGACGAAGCAAAAGAAATGGGCGCAGCAGTCCAGCTCGCCGCGGATGGCCCGCCGGCCGTCGACGTAGCAGATACCGCACATCTTCTCCGcgccctccgcctccgcctcgtcGTCCATCTTCGCCTTGCCTTTGGATGACTTGCACGGCGGAGGTGGCGAGGAGTCGACGTCGGCGAGCGCAGCCATGTGGGATGTGGTGGTGGGTCGGGCGCGTCGGAGCGGAGGAGGAGATGGCGTTGGACCATGGGCTTAGTAGTGGGTCATAAGTATTTGGGCTCAACCGTCGGGGCCAGACACGGAGTTGTGTTGGGTTTGGGCTCGGATTTTGGAACGTGGTTTGTGCTTCTTGAGGTTCATTGTTGAGACGCAGATTTGTTTGCGTTTGACCAAGCTCATGTCACTTTTTTTTAAGGAGAAAAAAAAGGAGTGCAGGTATTGGAGTGAAAACACCTCAATTGAAGTTTTGCAAAGCCATCTTAGCCTGTCTTGCTAATTTTATGAGTTTGTCCCTTGCGTTGCATATCAGTATATCACTACAGTCATAAAGTGATAATAAATCAAGTTGCATATCACTACAATCAGTACAATAACATCACTATTTTGACATCTCAGTAGCTGAGCCATATTTTTGACTTACTGAATCTTAGTGTTATTGAATTTATGCATGTGCGTTACAACAGGAACAAAAAATAATATCGTGATAATTCAAGTTTGcaatattttatttttaacatgaTGTTTGCAATATTTTGTTTGTAGCCAATCGTCACTGTTACATGAGTGTTCATGAAACACGGACAATTAGCACAGTTTTTATGTGAAATCAAAGCAACTAGTTTATATCACAATAACCATGTTTACTACAACTATCTATTCTTCCTTgtcttatgtgtgatacactcGGATAGTCTTGTAGTCCTGCTCAGACTAAAAATCTCTTAAATTTCTACTGTAAGCCAATAGCTGGATCAAAAAGTCCTTCATAGGCCACGAACCGGCAAAATACTTCACAACCTTCCTGCTATTGTGCTGCTGGCATATTTGGAAACGGAGAAACAATGCTGTGTTTAGGACTGACAGAACTGCGCTAGCTGCTTTATTGGGGCTTCCTATTATTTTTCATTCCGCTAGTGTTTAGGTATCGCCGTACGTGGCTTCCTACTACTCTTCACTTTACTGACATACAAGTCATGCTATGTCCTAGTACCTTCGGGTTGCTTTCTTATACATCTAATaaagattagaagatacctcCGTTTATTTAGTTTGTCAAGTTTCTAAATGGTGTACAATAACTATAATCTTTAACGGGTTCCATATAGCAGAGAAGGCGTGCAGCTCGAGTTGTCCAGAATGCGGGCGGTGCGTGGAAGTCCTTGTCGTGACGGTTACGCCTCGGGTGTGACCCCGCGCTAGCCGACACGGGCACACGGCCTCAGAGGAGAATGGAGAAAATAGACCCCTGACGGAGCCTGACGCCCTGCCTGGCTGTCAGGCTCTCGGGGCATGCTTGGCTTGTATCTGGGCATTTCAGTTGACTGTGACCTACCATTTACGGTCGGCAAAATTATCTGTTCAGTCATACTCTAATTTCATAGGCATTGTAATTCACATAAAAAAAAATTCATAGACCttatttagttccaaaaagttttctcaaatagtgctacagtagccatcacatcgaatcttatgatacgtgcatggaacattaaatttaaacgaaaaaaaactaattgcacagtttggttggaaatcacgagacaaacgttttgagcataattaatccatgattgaatactaattgccaaataaaaacgaaagtgctacagtagccaaattcccaaatttcaccgAACTAAACACAACCATAGCTTTTTTTGGTTGAAGCCTGATATCTTGCCTCTGTGAATGGAAGAGCAGGCATCTTTTGGTTTAGCAAGTTCCTGTGTTTAAATAAATATTGAGTTCGTCACATCTTTCTTGATCCTCGAGCCTTGAGCCTTGAGTAGAGGAAAGAGATTAGTACATTTATTATATGTCCAGGCAGATTGACTGAGAAGCCAGACGACCGATTTCTATCACCTTGTGGCAGGCAAGTGACACAGGCAAGTGCTTCCCAGGCAAATATCTCAGAGTTCCAACCAAATACATTCTAGGTAGGCTAGAGGCAAGGTTGCAGGCCAGGCATTTTAGCCCAGGGCTTCATCCAAACATGCCTGGCCTGCACCCGAGGCGTCCCAGGTGCCTAACAGATTCCGAGATATATTCTTGACGTCGACCCCGGCCGATGCCAAGACCAGGATGTGCATGGTGGCACTTGCTCCGCAGTTATGCCCTGGGATCGGGAGCTTCTTTAGCCCAGTCGAGGCACGAGTGACTAATACAAAGACTTAGCCTCTCAGGTCGTTTCCTAGGCGCCAAGGCCTTTTCCCGAACTGGCCCTTAGGAGGCCCACCAAGACATTCGCTAATGGCCCGGAGAGTACGCCCGAGCGTACACGacaagtgtagccctcgagccactGACTAATTAGGGAAATCATTAGGGGTTAATCACACTGTCATGGTGCTTGTCCATGGGTTTAATCTACCCATTTGTTTGACATTCAACTAATATCTAAGGGCATCTAGAGTGCATGAAATAAGGGGTCCATAAGGTGTTTGAGGTCGATCATATATACACTACACGAGGTGAACTTAAGGAGGCTTTAGGTCAGTCTAAATGGGATGTCACGAAAGTTTTATGGAAATTAAATGAGACGACGTATCAGAAAAATCACTATTTTACCTGTATCGAGAAAGAGAGTATCAGAGTTTCATGGACACGAAGAGTCGGCGTCATTTCCCACGCGTTGGAAAACGCATGAATCCTGCACTGAGCGGGTTCCTTTCATTTCATGGGGCTTTTACATTTTTACCATTATTAAGATTGTCGCTCATCCGATTATCACTCTTAGGATGACACTTACAACTTTACCACATGAGAGAAGTTTGAGTTCTTAATTTATCACATTTGCGCATGTGGTAAGCCACGCCAGCCCAACACGCTGGCGCCTAGTCAACATGGACACGTGAAATATCCTTGCTACCCTTGTcttgctcctctctctccctctccgatAGCCGGGTCCCGCAACACATGTCACTGCCAGGTGGGCCCCACATCTCCTGCCCATGGCCATGGTTGCACCGTTCATGTAGAGGAAAGGGGGCCTCGGCGTGGGAGAGGGTAGCCGGCCAGGGGCTCCTCGATCGGTCAGACGGTGGCGCTAGCAGGCCACGCTGCCCCGCGGGGCTCGCCCGTGGTAGCCAGACAGGCTCGGCTCGGCCGGCTTGGCGATGGCGGCAGCCAGCTCCTCTGCTCGCGGTGGTGGAACGCAAGGCGCGGCGGAGCATCGCCGAAAGACGGTGGCACAGGCGCTAGGGGGCTCTGCCAGGCATGCGGGTGGCACAGGGGCGCGGAGCTCGACACGTCAAACTCTGCTGGGTGGATCTCGCCGACGAACGGCGGCCAGAGACGGCGAACAATGCGGCTGGGCGGCTCAGGTAAAGGCGGCGGCTTCGGCGAGCTACCGCGcacagaagagagggagagggaggatgaGAGCGATACTAGAGGCTTCCTCACCTTGGTACGGAGATCGTGGGCCGGTTCTCATCGACGTGGATGCGGCCACTACGGAGATCGCCGCCGGCGGGATCTCTATGGACGGCGGCTGCATGCGGGAGCTAGGGAGCACTAGGGCTATGGGCGGCTAGGATTTCTGAGGCGGCGCGGCACACTGGGGAGCCTCGATTTGTAGGCAAGGCCAACCTCGGGCGCGCGTGGGCCTAGGAGATAcgagcggtggcggcggtggcatcATCCGCTTCGTGCGGAGGTTGGGGACGACGTCCATCATCGCTGACGCGTAGCTCTTCTTCCCGCTGCCGTGCTTGAGGTTCATGGACCAGGACCCTCAGTAGGTGTAGGTGCCGGAGCCGTCCATGAACCCGTCCTTGAACTCGCCCTCGTAGGTGGTGCCTAAGCctaggcaaaatacccgatacccattacccgtacccgaattacccgaacctggacccgaattacccgaacccgaggtacccgatcccaaattcggatagcgattttgattacccgaaattagtttgggtaattcgggtaatatctcccagtacccaaactacccgaactacccaaagatttgtttttgtctttgtatttatcatgtgttttagctgaaccatttaacttatcactttattagaatataattctctctatttgaatgattgactgtaatatattattctctacaaattgctattgaaattctatacaaattgctgctgaaattatgtatagatcgctactgaaatttagtgtagtttgttgttttctataaatttgggtatatcgggtaatacccgaacccgaattatcgggtacccgaatttgcgggtagtgttttttcggaggtaatatcgggtagcaattttcattacccgaattttgaattacccgaattacccgacccgaaaaaatcgggtaacccgaacgcccaggcttagtGGCGCCCGACGGCCAGGAGAACTTGCCCCGCCCCGTGGCCTTGCTGTGCCGCCACTCCCCCTCGTACATGCACCCGTCGGTCCACAGGCACTTGCCGGCCCCGTGCGGCGCGCCGCCGCGTCATTGGCCCGTGTAGACGTCGCCGTTGGGGAGGCCGCGTTCCATGTGCCCATGCACATGCTCGCAGTCGTCGCCGccagccgacgaggaggacgacgcCGAGGAGGATGCCGTCTCGGAGTCGTCCGCGGCCAACATCGGGATACCCGACGCCTGCCCACGGGATGTGGATGCTGCACCTTGCGCATCGGCGCCTCCCAGTCCCACGCCATGGCACGGGTGTGCTTGTGCATTGAACGCCCCCGCCTGTCCCGGCGGCCAAGCCTTTCTTCTGAGCCTTCCTGTTCGTCGGCGCTGACGCCGGCACCGCCGCTCGAGGTCCTCGCTTGGTACCTTGGCTCGGCGCGCGTCGCTGTGCTTGGCCGCGGATCTAGCATTATCGGAGGCCGCGCGCGCTGCCTCCACGGCAGCATTGTCATGCGCATCGTCTAGAAGACGGAGTTGACGAGTGGGGCCCACCTGGTAGTGACATGTGCTGCAGGACCCCGCTGTCGGAGATGGAGACAGAGGAGCAAGGCTGGGGTAAAAGGACATTTCATGTGCCCATGCTGACTGGACGCCAACGTGTCGGGCTGGCGTGGCTTGCCACATATGTAAAAGTGGTAAATTAAAAACTCAAACTTCTCTCGTGTGGTAAAGTTATAAGAGTGATAATCGGAACAATccaatggtaaaaatataaaagcCCCTCGTTTCATCCCATCCCGTGCGGCCTGCTGCAGTCTACGGACTCGTCGCGTGTGTGCGGCTCCGCGGCAGCGACTGCTTGGCGTTGCGGCCGTGtcttccccggcggcggcggtcctTCTGCGGCGGCGGAAGCCCTCGTGGCCACGAGTTCGCACCCGGAGGTGCCTCCAGGTGGCGGACCCGCGCGTCTCCAAGCCCGCGGCGGCGACGATGTTTAGCGGCAACCCCCTGCAACATGGCTGAGCGGCGAGCACGGCCTTGGCCTGGCGTCGCGGCCACCGTGCCCGTGGGTGGCGACCAACTCTCGCCCAGGCGGCCCCGTGCCCGCGGCCAGGCAGCCTTGCGCCGCTGCCGGCTCCTCACGCCGCGGCCGGGCTTGCTCCACGGCAGTGACGGGAAGCTCAGATCGAATTTTCTACTAGTGTGTCAGACTTTCTGCGTCTAGTTGTGTCATTCTCATCCTGAGTTACTTTTGGTTTTGGTGAAGATAAATCTGTGCCATTCTCTGTGTGTATTACTTTTCCTGAAG includes these proteins:
- the LOC136528426 gene encoding protein PARALOG OF AIPP2-like; protein product: MAALADVDSSPPPPCKSSKGKAKMDDEAEAEGAEKMCGICYVDGRRAIRGELDCCAHFFCFVCIMAWSRVESRCPFCKARFRTIRRPPVAGRFPDERIVSVPERNQVYNPQGNGSSTVGGDPYVNTICTVCSSSSDDELLLLCELCDSAAHTYCVGLGTTVPEGDWFCKDCGTIRDDQLRWQAENQGEFEIGVDVPDAEPVPDPLVSGVVDEEHDLERTDAWSGGGSMGDPVPSIYDIVDDDFAAIAGISRRRVPEDIRPQGTSAGSQCPRSTQGRDNGLAAYHARIRLEVERARTLRNSRNLDKRIRELRENWAALRDGSVGFAPHMPGRRKKDMAGSASVATEHQRYAEPVTPSSRNGAAAASVPLRTPLSEETSTSLGHSKKVLHKDTRDARKAWKRLEMAKSSGGRKISNTPASLNCSPIFSMGNRSTSYSPIDTIVGHKNVNLPNKSCEQNYSICGHGTKVEHTPPADNSRGCHSLPENSRASVHERMVSFQNRINQVSLNDKVASSTHNRHVDQSLVSSCSTHRSEKLKSDMLHPQKYSSSSGQSAVTSSLQLGPSVGSGSQSTMMANPEESSAVCVEGSAATIEVRKSSSPDRHERKRKHSSERCHDQGSKRSRSTCKIAKSEISSLAIRELKLLKIDKTHGSDRFKEVARAATHSILAACRFEHSPSQSLALSRPVCKHSPKVKQLNSSAISDFCRECLRNFVKEAISLALSGRPMDQTGTSC